The Nonlabens sp. Hel1_33_55 genome contains the following window.
AAATAGCGTCATGTATTTTGATGCTTTACAAGAAAATAATGTTCCCTCTGAAATTCACTTGTATCAAAAAGGCGGTCATGGTTTTGGCTTAGATGAAAATGGACCTAGCAGTAATTGGCCAGAAGCTTGTGAGCAATGGTTGCGAACTAATTCATTTATAGATTAGCAAATTCTGCCATCTACAAAGCCTGATTTCTAGGATCATAATTTTCTAATATAGGCGAAGCTTTTGATCCTTGATTGAAGGTGGTAAGAGAATTACCTTAAAACAAAAAAGCCTCTCCTGTTCGGAAAAGCTTCTCAAAAAGTAATCTATGATTACCTTCAAATCCCCAATTGTTTTAGGGGACACACAACTTGAATTGCATTACTATTTAAAGTAATTGCGGTCTGGACGGGATTCGAACCCGCGACCTTCGCCGTGACAGGGCGACATTCTAACCAGCTGAACTACCAGACCGTGTTCTTATAGAACGATGCTATCACATTTCTGCTTTAGCGGATGCAAATATACCTACCTTTTTAAAACTACCAAGTTCTTATCAATGATTTTTGAAAAAAGTTGATTTACTTGTGTCGCTTGATACCTATCCCGTAATTTTACACAATGATACAACTCATAGCAACAGACATTGACGGCACACTTCTGGACGGCAACAGATTCATATCAGCAAAAACGGCAGAGGTATTTGCAAAGTTGGACCTTCCTAAAATCTTGATTTCCGCACGCATGCCGCAGGCCATGTATTATTTGCAGGATGCTCTGGACATCATTGGCTCACCTATCGTTTGCTATAATGGTGCACTGGTATTGCATGAAGAAAACGTGATCCATACTGATAGCATTGCTTTTGATGTGATTCAGGATCTTGCCGCTATAGGCGTGGAAAATGATATTCATGTGAGTTTGTATCGTGGTAAGGAATGGTTTGTTACAGAAAGAGACCAGTGGACACTGCGGGAAATAAATAATACTCGTGTGGAGCCTACGATTCAAGATTTGGAAACTACCTTAGAATATTTCAAGAATACGCAGGATGACGGTGGCGCGCACAAAATTATGTTTATGGGCGATGCAGATCGTATGAATACCGCTTTCGCGAAAGCGGAAAAAATATACTCCTCACAGGTTCATTTATACCGTTCCAAAGATACCTACACAGAAATCTCACCTAAAAATATATCCAAAAGATCTGCCCTGGAATTGTTGCTCAAACAAAATTACCCAGATATAGATATGTCTGGAGTGGCGGCCTTTGGCGATAATTACAACGATACAGAGATGCTTACGGGCGCTGGTTATGGTGTTGCTGTTGCTAACGGTAGGGATGAAGTGAAGAATGCAGCGAGATACATTGCAGCTCATCACAAAGAAGATGGTGTCGCACTATGGCTGGAAGAATTTGCTTTAATTTAAAAAGCGACCCAATAGGTCGCTTTTTAAATTAAGTTCCGAATTAGAATTTACTTCTGTATTTGGATAATATCACTGGAATTCAAGTTTGCTATATTCATAACAGAGTTG
Protein-coding sequences here:
- a CDS encoding HAD family hydrolase, producing the protein MIQLIATDIDGTLLDGNRFISAKTAEVFAKLDLPKILISARMPQAMYYLQDALDIIGSPIVCYNGALVLHEENVIHTDSIAFDVIQDLAAIGVENDIHVSLYRGKEWFVTERDQWTLREINNTRVEPTIQDLETTLEYFKNTQDDGGAHKIMFMGDADRMNTAFAKAEKIYSSQVHLYRSKDTYTEISPKNISKRSALELLLKQNYPDIDMSGVAAFGDNYNDTEMLTGAGYGVAVANGRDEVKNAARYIAAHHKEDGVALWLEEFALI